A stretch of DNA from Bacillota bacterium:
CTGGAGTCGGCGACCAGGCAGCGTTCTGCCGAGCCGATGGCTCTGTTTCCGCGGAGTGGAAGCTTCGTAGCCTATCCCCTCGAAACACTCAGGGGAAGACTGGAACCGGCCTGGGCCACCACGGTGCATAAAGCCCAGGGTTCGGAATATGAAAATGTGGCCATTGTTTTACCCGAAGTCCATGTTCGCCCGCTGACCAGGGAACTGCTCTATACGGCGGTTACAAGAGCGAAAAAGTCGGTAGTAATTGTCGGTTCGGCTGAAGTGCTTAATTCAGGTGTCGACCAGTCCATTAAGCGCGCCTCGGGGCTGGCCGACATGCTGGGCTAAATTATCAGAAAATATAATTAACTAATGTGTCCCGAAATTATTTGG
This window harbors:
- a CDS encoding ATP-dependent RecD-like DNA helicase, with product LESATRQRSAEPMALFPRSGSFVAYPLETLRGRLEPAWATTVHKAQGSEYENVAIVLPEVHVRPLTRELLYTAVTRAKKSVVIVGSAEVLNSGVDQSIKRASGLADMLG